One window from the genome of [Mycobacterium] stephanolepidis encodes:
- the carB gene encoding carbamoyl-phosphate synthase large subunit, with protein sequence MPRRTDLNHILVIGSGPIVIGQACEFDYSGTQACRVLRSEGLQVSLVNSNPATIMTDPEYADNTYVEPITAEFVEKVLAAQAEKGNKIDALLPTLGGQTALNTAVALYENGALDRYNVELIGANFEAIQRGEDRQRFKDIVAKVGGESAKSRVCFTMDEVRDTVADLGLPVVVRPSFTMGGLGSGMAYTPDDVERMAGEGLSASPSANVLIEESIYGWKEFELELMRDSRDNVVVVCSIENVDPMGVHTGDSVTVAPAMTLTDREYQKMRDLGIAILREVGVDTGGCNIQFAINPRDGRLIVIEMNPRVSRSSALASKATGFPIAKIAAKLAIGYTLDEIVNDITKETPACFEPTLDYVVVKAPRFAFEKFPGADATLTTTMKSVGEAMSLGRNFAEALGKVMRSLETSAAGFWTDNASPIEDLDTFLQELRVPRDGRLYGIEHALGAGVPVEQVAEITGVDPWFVEEIAQIHQLGTELREAPILDEELLRRAKHYGLSDRQIAALRPELAGEDGVRSLRHRMGIRPVYKTVDTCAAEFEAKTPYHYSSYELDPAAESEVAPQTERPKVLILGSGPNRIGQGIEFDYSCVHAATTLSQAGFETIMVNCNPETVSTDYDTADRLYFEPLTFEDVLEVFHAESESGRGGPGVVGVIVQLGGQTPLGLAKRLADAGVPVVGTSPAAIDRAEDRGVFGDLLVSAGLPAPRFGTATTFEQARQIASDIGYPVLVRPSYVLGGRGMEIVYDEDTLHGYITRATQLSPEHPVLVDRFLEDAIEIDVDALCDGTEVYLGGVMEHIEEAGIHSGDSACALPPVTLGRSDIEKVRNATEAIAHGIGVVGLLNVQYALKDDVLYVLEANPRASRTVPFVSKATAVPLAKACSRIMLGATIAGLREEGLLPADGDGATLPPGAPVAVKEAVLPFHRFRKADGSQVDSLLGPEMKSTGEVMGIDADFGSAFAKSQTAAYGSLPKEGTIFVSVANRDKRSLVFPVKRLADLGFKVLATEGTAEMLRRNGIPCEEVRKHYQGAEDGLPPRSSVDVIKAGEVAMVINTPYGNSGPRVDGYEIRSAAVSMNIPCITTVQGASAAVQGIEAGIRGDIGVRSLQELHAGLR encoded by the coding sequence ATGCCACGTCGCACAGACCTCAACCACATCCTGGTCATCGGTTCCGGCCCCATCGTGATCGGCCAGGCCTGTGAGTTCGACTATTCGGGCACCCAGGCCTGCCGTGTGCTGCGGTCGGAGGGGCTGCAGGTCAGCCTCGTCAACTCGAACCCGGCGACGATCATGACCGACCCGGAGTACGCCGACAACACCTATGTCGAGCCGATCACGGCGGAGTTCGTCGAGAAAGTCCTTGCCGCACAGGCGGAGAAGGGCAACAAGATCGATGCTCTGCTGCCGACGCTGGGCGGCCAGACCGCGTTGAACACCGCGGTCGCCCTCTACGAGAACGGTGCACTTGACCGTTACAACGTGGAGCTCATCGGCGCGAACTTCGAGGCCATTCAGCGCGGTGAAGACCGGCAGCGGTTCAAGGACATCGTCGCCAAGGTCGGCGGCGAGTCGGCGAAGTCCCGCGTCTGTTTCACCATGGACGAGGTCCGCGATACCGTCGCCGACCTCGGATTGCCGGTTGTGGTGCGCCCATCCTTCACGATGGGCGGCTTGGGCTCGGGCATGGCGTACACACCCGATGACGTTGAGCGGATGGCGGGCGAGGGACTCTCGGCGTCCCCGTCGGCGAATGTGCTGATCGAGGAATCCATCTACGGGTGGAAGGAATTCGAGCTCGAGCTGATGCGCGACAGCCGCGACAACGTGGTGGTGGTGTGCTCGATCGAGAACGTCGACCCGATGGGTGTGCACACCGGCGACTCGGTGACGGTGGCTCCCGCGATGACGCTGACCGACCGTGAGTATCAGAAGATGCGCGATCTGGGTATCGCGATCCTGCGCGAGGTCGGCGTGGACACCGGTGGCTGCAACATTCAGTTCGCCATCAACCCCCGCGACGGTCGCCTCATCGTCATCGAGATGAACCCGCGCGTATCGCGCTCCAGCGCGTTGGCCTCCAAGGCAACCGGATTCCCCATCGCCAAGATCGCGGCCAAGCTGGCGATCGGGTACACGCTCGATGAGATCGTCAACGACATCACCAAGGAGACCCCGGCCTGTTTCGAGCCGACTCTGGACTATGTCGTCGTCAAGGCGCCCCGATTCGCCTTCGAGAAGTTCCCCGGCGCCGACGCCACCTTGACCACCACCATGAAATCGGTGGGTGAGGCGATGTCTCTGGGGCGCAACTTCGCCGAGGCACTCGGGAAGGTCATGCGCTCGTTGGAGACCTCCGCGGCGGGCTTCTGGACCGACAACGCGAGCCCCATCGAGGATCTGGACACGTTCCTGCAGGAGCTGCGGGTGCCGCGTGACGGGCGGCTCTACGGAATCGAGCATGCGCTGGGTGCCGGTGTCCCGGTCGAGCAGGTAGCCGAGATCACCGGTGTCGACCCGTGGTTCGTTGAAGAGATCGCGCAGATTCACCAGCTCGGTACCGAGCTGCGTGAGGCGCCGATCCTTGACGAGGAACTGCTGCGCAGGGCCAAGCACTACGGGCTCTCAGATCGTCAGATCGCGGCACTGCGACCGGAATTGGCGGGGGAGGACGGGGTGCGCTCGTTGCGCCACCGGATGGGAATCCGGCCGGTGTATAAGACGGTCGACACCTGCGCCGCCGAATTCGAGGCCAAGACCCCGTACCACTATTCGAGCTACGAGTTGGATCCGGCTGCGGAATCGGAGGTGGCCCCGCAGACCGAGCGACCCAAGGTGCTCATCCTCGGGTCGGGCCCCAACCGCATCGGCCAGGGCATCGAGTTCGACTACAGCTGCGTGCACGCGGCAACCACGTTGTCGCAGGCCGGATTCGAGACCATCATGGTCAACTGCAACCCGGAAACGGTGTCCACCGACTATGACACCGCCGACCGCCTGTACTTCGAACCGCTGACCTTCGAAGATGTGCTGGAGGTGTTCCACGCCGAAAGTGAATCCGGCCGTGGTGGACCGGGTGTTGTCGGTGTGATCGTGCAACTCGGCGGACAGACCCCGCTGGGGCTGGCGAAGCGTTTGGCCGATGCCGGCGTGCCGGTGGTGGGCACCAGCCCGGCGGCCATCGATCGCGCCGAGGACCGCGGCGTGTTCGGGGATCTGCTGGTATCGGCCGGTCTGCCGGCGCCACGATTCGGCACCGCCACAACCTTCGAGCAGGCCAGGCAGATCGCCTCCGACATCGGTTACCCGGTGCTGGTGCGACCGTCCTACGTCCTGGGTGGACGGGGCATGGAGATCGTCTACGACGAGGACACCCTGCACGGCTACATCACGCGGGCCACCCAGCTCTCACCCGAACACCCCGTGCTCGTCGACCGCTTCCTCGAGGACGCCATCGAGATCGATGTCGACGCGTTGTGCGACGGCACCGAGGTTTACCTCGGCGGCGTCATGGAGCACATCGAGGAGGCCGGTATTCACTCCGGCGACTCGGCATGCGCGCTACCGCCGGTAACCCTGGGCCGCAGCGATATCGAAAAGGTTCGCAACGCGACCGAGGCGATCGCGCATGGAATCGGAGTGGTCGGCCTGCTGAACGTGCAGTACGCGCTCAAGGACGATGTGCTGTACGTCCTGGAGGCGAACCCACGTGCCAGCCGTACGGTTCCGTTCGTGTCGAAGGCCACCGCGGTGCCGTTGGCCAAGGCGTGCTCCCGGATCATGTTGGGCGCCACCATTGCCGGTCTGCGCGAGGAAGGACTGCTGCCCGCCGACGGCGACGGCGCCACCCTGCCGCCGGGTGCTCCGGTAGCGGTCAAGGAGGCCGTGCTGCCGTTCCATCGTTTTCGCAAGGCGGATGGCAGCCAAGTGGATTCCCTGCTCGGGCCGGAGATGAAGTCCACCGGCGAGGTCATGGGCATCGACGCCGATTTCGGTAGCGCGTTCGCCAAGAGCCAGACCGCCGCGTACGGATCGTTGCCCAAGGAGGGCACGATCTTCGTCTCGGTGGCCAACCGTGACAAGCGCTCCCTGGTGTTCCCGGTGAAGCGGCTGGCCGATCTCGGGTTCAAGGTGCTGGCGACCGAAGGTACGGCAGAAATGCTGCGCCGTAACGGAATACCGTGCGAAGAGGTGCGTAAGCACTACCAGGGTGCCGAGGATGGATTGCCCCCTCGGTCTTCGGTCGACGTGATCAAGGCCGGCGAGGTCGCGATGGTCATCAACACCCCGTACGGGAACTCCGGCCCCCGTGTCGACGGATACGAGATCCGTTCGGCCGCGGTGTCGATGAACATCCCGTGCATCACCACGGTGCAGGGTGCTTCGGCCGCCGTGCAGGGGATCGAGGCCGGTATCCGTGGGGATATCGGCGTGCGGTCGCTGCAGGAACTCCACGCGGGCTTGCGATGA
- the carA gene encoding glutamine-hydrolyzing carbamoyl-phosphate synthase small subunit — protein MSDKAVLVLEDGRVFTGKPFGAVGETLGEAVFCTAMSGYQETLTDPSYHRQIVVATAPQIGNTGWNDEDDESRGGKIWVAGYAVRDPSNRVSNWRATGSLDDALKGQHIVGIAGIDTRAVVRHLRTRGSMKAGIFSGTVADAPTDFLLSRVNGQPSMLGADLAGEVSTDDTYIVEPDGAHRFTVAALDLGIKTNTPRNFTQRGIRVQVVPSSISPDELLALAPDGVFLSNGPGDPATADHVVAVTQAVLQRKIPLFGICFGNQLLGRALGRSTYKMTFGHRGINIPVIDHATGRVAITAQNHGFALEGEAGEQFDTPFGRAEVSHTCANDGTVEGIRLLDGSAFSVQYHPEAAAGPHDAEYLFDQFVTALENRGNR, from the coding sequence ATGAGTGACAAGGCGGTGCTCGTTCTCGAAGACGGGCGGGTGTTCACCGGTAAGCCGTTCGGTGCGGTGGGTGAAACTCTCGGCGAGGCGGTGTTCTGCACGGCCATGTCGGGTTACCAAGAAACCCTGACCGACCCGAGCTATCACCGGCAGATCGTGGTGGCGACAGCGCCGCAGATCGGCAATACCGGATGGAACGACGAGGACGACGAGAGTCGCGGCGGCAAGATCTGGGTCGCCGGATACGCGGTGCGCGACCCCTCGAACCGGGTCTCGAATTGGCGTGCCACCGGATCCCTGGACGATGCCCTCAAGGGGCAGCACATCGTCGGCATCGCCGGAATCGACACCCGGGCCGTCGTCCGTCACCTACGTACCCGCGGGTCGATGAAGGCGGGCATCTTCAGTGGGACAGTTGCCGACGCGCCCACCGACTTCCTGCTCTCGCGCGTCAACGGCCAGCCCTCGATGCTGGGTGCGGACCTGGCGGGAGAGGTGAGCACCGACGACACCTACATCGTGGAACCCGATGGCGCGCACCGCTTCACCGTGGCGGCTCTGGATCTGGGGATCAAGACCAACACCCCGCGTAACTTCACGCAACGCGGTATCCGCGTTCAGGTAGTGCCCTCGTCCATCAGCCCGGACGAGCTGCTCGCACTGGCGCCCGACGGCGTGTTCCTGTCCAACGGGCCGGGCGACCCGGCCACCGCGGATCACGTGGTGGCCGTGACGCAGGCGGTGCTGCAACGGAAAATCCCGCTGTTCGGCATCTGCTTCGGCAATCAGCTGCTGGGCCGGGCATTGGGCCGCTCCACCTACAAGATGACCTTCGGGCATCGCGGTATCAACATCCCGGTCATCGATCACGCGACCGGCCGGGTCGCGATCACCGCGCAGAACCACGGCTTCGCCCTCGAAGGTGAGGCGGGTGAGCAGTTCGATACACCGTTCGGGCGCGCCGAGGTCAGCCATACCTGCGCCAACGATGGCACGGTGGAAGGGATCCGGCTTTTGGACGGATCGGCCTTCTCGGTGCAGTACCACCCGGAGGCGGCGGCGGGACCTCATGACGCCGAGTACCTCTTTGACCAGTTCGTCACGGCACTTGAGAATCGGGGTAACCGCTGA